Proteins encoded within one genomic window of Neoarius graeffei isolate fNeoGra1 chromosome 18, fNeoGra1.pri, whole genome shotgun sequence:
- the LOC132865948 gene encoding uncharacterized protein LOC132865948 isoform X3, whose product MESSSVETEDDVNTFAIRQRKRPRRFVSESSDDDSAPVVAATKKQPKTLTVPGSPVCQQDPMPLPPQCKWSTPAGTGASPHHPSPSPVDPVQASSRALHPIQSARHLQESLETSFDSVQASSRALHDAQGVSAIAAMFERITEAHMSRLMRRLQARFDRTEARFDKIKSLVETNAPTHTPQLQQEDVMLAKPCSMVMELLELDRSLEQPDKRNKMQHFLETVGGAGLGAAIHRMLRRVANNEVLAQYSLRGRRAKMSFDDLILCKIIKAACVKKFPGHMEAEVEECLGQTLKFAPHRRSAGQQQRVNSEFLFFFVNSDFYSIFL is encoded by the exons TGATTCTGCTCCAGTGGTAGCAGCAACCAAGAAGCAACCCAAGACTCTGACTGTGCCTGGAAGCCCTGTGT GTCAGCAGGACCCAATGCCCCTACCACCACAATGTAAGT GGTCAACACCAGCCGGGACTGGAGCCAGTCCTCACCACCCTAGCCCAAGTCCTGTTGACCCTGTTCAAG ccagcagccGGGCGCTACACCCAATTCAGTCAGCCAGGCACCTCCAAGAATCACTGGAAACCTCTTTTGACTCTGTTCAAG ccagcagccGGGCGCTTCATGACGCACAGGGTGTCTCGGCTATCGCAGCCATGtttgagagaa TCACAGAGGCCCACATGAGTCGCTTGATGCGGAGGCTCCAGGCTAGGTTTGACAGGACCGAGGCTAGGTTTGACAAGATCAAGTCATTGGTGGAGACCAACGCCCCgacacacacacctcaactcCAGCAAGAAGATGTGATGTTGGCTAAACCATGCAGCATGGTGATGGAGCTGCTGGAGTTGGATAGGAGTCTGGAACAACCAGACAAGAGGAACAAGATG caaCATTTTCTTGAAACTGTCGGAGGGGCAGGTTTAGGGGCAGCCATTCACCGTATGCTACGCCGAGTGGCAAATAATGAGGTACTCGCCCAGTACAGCTTGCGGGGCAGACGGGCCAAAATGTCCTTTGATGACCTCATTCTGTGCAAGATTATAAAGG ctgcatgtgtcaAAAAATTTCCCGGCCATATGGAAGCTGAAGTGGAGGAATGTCTTGGGCAGACTCTAAAATTTGCACCACACAGACG atcagctggtCAGCAGCAACGGGTGAACAgtgaatttttattcttttttgtgaacagtgatttttattctatttttttgtga